From Calonectris borealis chromosome 7, bCalBor7.hap1.2, whole genome shotgun sequence, one genomic window encodes:
- the LOC142084566 gene encoding microsomal triglyceride transfer protein-like, with protein sequence MNPQAVSGCVCLLCFSFVSTAKGGLQPLSFQPRTLYQYRYTLDVQLDHASTPAPQGAWLRAEALVQLRRLWRDRGGEELLQVQIRDLKAQHEPEEEGSQDGTGGPPAEIALSQEARAELQQPVFISWSSGKVKAFYGDEAESILISNLKRGVVSLLQLQPHTGTAVEEDVSGSCQVTYAVSNHSVTKTKDLLSCAKPKSGFTSVNKIFGVEWQPTSKSQYVVKDNLLQSVQAEESHVVSPALRSTTGIRISSRQQLQLASPPMPGAAEVAGRSLEDVLAGTEGRHQPLDMASLPFRRVCTRCPSLRTYLKAFDSQRVKMDTLKAMTTWQFQRFIQMLRSAKKRDVLQLLRRAPEGMLPFVVEAAVAAQSVASLAALSDFLDFSKEPKSLLEKFLYAAAFSPRPSGELLRLVLDKLDGKQLAPEVQETGIIAMGALVGKLCQQQLCGLQEVERGVETILRGLRGAKEEPEVVIYLLALGNTALPETIPTLLDHAEEGPAAVATAAISALGRFPARHISSKVKRAMRRIFHEKRKSYEKTCRLAAAEILLDNEPSPMDVINILLAASELETEMATFLLLKVQNSLRADHHPARKIMKDIMRDPRINNYNFFSKAGISSSFSGPLTVTQDLLSTFGLDLLFLEGGFLRKSVSDFSLLSRGRRLRAAQVTIEAQGMESMLGENVLEGEEEPELMAGMSAIFFDVQLRPIVFFQGYTDLMAKVLLSSGEPTSVVKGNLLLMDHHQVIPLQSGLQVAIKLQGGLGLDISADMDVSIWEQELKTSINTRGSLAIDFQAELDAPFLQATLRSQAEVETSIQFDTILRFSSSPVLMCLQLREEQVPYREIFTVSKSAGSQSSTVRKGRQGTVPGREFALHRANSKVCNLLLTAEE encoded by the exons ATGAATCCGCAGGCGGTTTCGGGATGCGTGtgcctgctttgcttttccttcgtGAGCACAGCAAAAG GGGGTTTGCAGCCGCTTTCTTTCCAGCCCAGGACCCTGTATCAGTACCGCTACACCCTGGATGTCCAGCTGGACCACGCATCCACGCCGGCCCCGCAGGGAGCCTGGCTGCGGGCTGAGGCCTTGGTCCAGCTGCGCCGGCTCTGGAGGGACCGAGGCGGGGAAGAGCTGCTCCAGGTGCAG ATCCGCGACCTGAAAGCCCAACACGAGCCAGAAGAGGAAGGGAGCCAGGACGGCACTGGAGGTCCCCCTGCAGAGATTGCACTCAGCCAGGAGGCGCgggcagagctccagcagccGGTGTTCATCTCCTGGAGCAGCGGGAAG GTCAAAGCCTTCTACGGGGACGAAGCAGAAAGCATCCTGATCTCAAACCTGAAGCGAGGCGTCGTCAgtctgctccagctccagccccacaccGGCACCGCAGTGGAG gagGACGTCTCCGGGAGCTGCCAAGTCACGTACGCCGTGTCCAACCATTCCGTCACGAAGACAAAAGATCTCCTCAGCTGCGCAAAGCCGAAGTCCGGATTCACCTCCGTAAACAAA aTTTTTGGAGTCGAGTGGCAGCCCACCAGCAAAAGCCAGTACGTGGTGAAAGACAACCTCCTCCAGTCGGTGCAGGCAGAAGAAAGCCACGTGGTGTCTCCAGCCCTGAGGTCCACCACCGGCATCAGAATCAGTTCAAG gcagcagctccagctaGCGTCTCCTCCGATGCCCGGCGCGGCAGAGGTGGCCGGACGAAGCCTTGAGGACGTGCTGGCTGGCACGGAGGGACGGCACCAGCCCCTGGACATGGCCAGCCTGCCCTTCAGGAGGGTCTGCACCCGCTGCCCATCG CTGAGAACCTACCTGAAGGCTTTTGACAGCCAGAGAGTCAAAATGGACACCTTGAAGGCGATGACCACGTGGCAGTTCCAGAGGTTCATCCAGATGCTGCGCAGCGCCAAGAAGAGAGATGTTCTGCAGCTGCTGAGGAGAGCACCCGAGGGGATGCT CCCCTTCGTCGTGGAGGCGGCGGTGGCCGCACAGTCGGTGGCATCCTTGGCAGCTCTCTCGGACTTTCTGGATTTCAGCAAGGAGCCCAAGTCCCTGCTGGAGAAGTTTCTCTACGCGGCAGCTTTCTCTCCCCGGCCGTCGGGAGAGCTTCTCCGACTGGTGTTG GACAAGCTGGATGGGAAGCAGCTGGCCCCCGAGGTCCAGGAGACAGGGATAATTGCCATGGGCGCTCTGGTTGGCAAGCTTTGCCAGCAGCAGCTGTGTGGGCTGCAG GAGGTAGAGCGTGGGGTGGAAACCATCCTCAGGGGGCTAAGAGGTGCCAAAGAGGAACCCGAGGTGGTCATTTACCTGCTGGCCCTGGGGAACACGGCGCTCCCCGAAACCATCCCCACCCTCCTGGACCACGCCGAGGAGGGTCCCGCCGCCGTCGCCACTGCAGCCATCTCCGCCCTGGGGCGATTCCCCGCTCGGCACATCTCCAGCAAG GTGAAACGAGCAATGAGGAGGAttttccacgagaaaaggaaAAGCTACGAAAAAACATGTCGCCTGGCCGCTGCAGAAATCCTCCTAGATAACGAGCCCTCGCCCATGGATGTCATCAACATCCTGCTGGCTGCCAGCGAGCTGGAGACGGAGATGGCGACGTTTCTGCTGCTGAAGGTCCAGAACAGCCTGCGTGCTGACCACCACCCGGCAAG gaaaataatgaaagacaTCATGAGAGACCCACGGATAAATAATTACAACTTCTTCTCGAAAGCTGGcatctcctcttctttctcaggACCTCTGACAG TCACCCAGGACCTGCTTTCCACCTTTGGGCTGGACCTGCTGTTTTTGGAGGGTGGATTCCTGAGAAAGAGCGTCTCTGACTTCTCGTTGCTCAGCCGTGGCCGGCGGCTTCGCGCTGCTCAG GTCACTATTGAAGCACAAGGGATGGAATCCATGCTGGGAGAAAATGTCTTAGAAGGGGAAGAGGAGCCAGAGCTCATGGCCGGGATGTCTGCCATCTTCTTTGATGTTCAGTTGCGGCCCATAGTCTTCTTCCAGGGATATACAGACTTAATGGCCAAGGTCCTGCTAAGCAGCGGAGAACCCACAAGCGTGGTCAAAGGGAACCTCCTGCTGATGGACCATCACCAG GTCATTCCTCTACAGTCCGGCCTCCAAGTGGCCATCAAACTCCAGGGCGGGCTGGGGCTTGACATTTCAGCTGACATGGACGTGAGCATTTGGGAGCAGGAACTGAAAACCAGCATCAACACGAG GGGAAGTCTCGCCATTGATTTCCAGGCAGAACTAGATGCCCCTTTCCTCCAAGCCACCCTGAGAAGCCAGGCAGAGGTGGAGACCTCAATCCAGTTTGACACTATCCTGAGGTTTTCCAGCAGCCCGGTGCTCATGTGCCTGCAGCTGAGAGAGGAGCAGGTCCCGTACAG AGAAATCTTCACAGTTTCCAAGTCTGCCGGGAGCCAGAGCAGCACTGTTCGAAAAGGCAGGCAGGGCACCGTGCCCGGGCGGGAGTTTGCCTTGCACCGGGCCAACTCCAAGGTCTGCAACCTCCTGCTGACCGCAGAAGAATAG